Proteins encoded within one genomic window of Streptomyces taklimakanensis:
- a CDS encoding AAA family ATPase, protein MQVVLQVMLALVACLLGIATNYATSADDAPWVLEVVRRVSVPAIGLLVVTMVVGQVVVYRLENPTPPRVDWPRDRVPYPGLDAYDEDDAAAYFGREAQAAELTRRLHATATRPADRFLLLVGASGSGKSSLVRAGVMPRLRERRWRIVPAFSPGPNPLGALAAALAAAAGGQESASTVLRRLRHGPDALRNELARLRGGGFRRVLLVIDQFEELVTLAGERERDQFLTALRACLEHEPSIRVLATLRVDLLERLLGSGHAELVQHPIAIGTLGNAQLAEVVERPGALVDLSFAPGVVDTIVNETGTDDSLPLLAYLLQELYFACGPGGTVTEETYRRLGGVPGALARQADNTVTALGGVDGIDFVLRVLLKFVTVEGQEVARRRVPPAELTDRERRVVDAFIDARLLRSDVQGNAAAHREPYAQVTHEALFRQWAPLRQEVEARAERLRERAELERWAEDWERSGRSTDYLLTGERLTAARRRLEALEEDGQAPARVRALVDASQRRDLAFLSRVSDSIGRQVLRIAESEPERALLLSLAALGECVPTPAARRGLMAALAASHLRTRLDGHTDTVRDIAWSPDGRLLATASRDGTARIWDAGSGRPVFVLPCDGVMVESVAFSPDSTRVATAGRDRVVRIWNAVTGEPELLLGGAGDIGRQVAWSPDGQHIAATFKDRVVRVWEVPGGGSPVRELRGHGDDVWGVAWSPDGSRLATASHDQTVIVWDRETGSAAVTLTGHTDFVEGIAWAPDGRSLATGSGDHTVRVWDANTGGLRLLVRGHTDYVWNLAWSPDGRMLASASSDRTVRVVSSADAKVPAVLRGHTDTVWGVAWAPSGTQLATGSTDGTGIVWDLRPRGAETVLADGHDGPVNQAAWSTDGSRIATASDDGTVRVWGANSGAPAGPVTVLGERVWSVAWSPHGDRLTLGTNDGLFRVVDEHGGTLFEQRGEAVEGVAWSPDGRRIATGGHDGTVRVLSALDGTELAKLAEHQDWVGRVAWAPGGRLLASCSDDRTCRLWDTAESRQLTVLRGHDNYVEDAAWSPDEKRIATASGDWTAAVWDTATGRRLDVLKGHEGRVRAVTWSPDGRRIATGADDRTVRVWSADTFEEIAVVGVHQDKVTSVAWSRDGARLLTGSADGTARVWEAEPNYDRLEARARGRVFRTLTEEERRQHLLPLDTE, encoded by the coding sequence ATGCAGGTGGTCCTCCAGGTCATGCTGGCCCTGGTCGCCTGTCTGCTCGGCATCGCCACGAACTACGCCACCAGCGCGGACGACGCGCCCTGGGTATTGGAGGTCGTCCGGCGGGTCTCCGTACCGGCCATCGGGCTGCTGGTCGTGACCATGGTGGTCGGCCAGGTCGTCGTGTACCGGCTGGAGAACCCCACACCTCCACGAGTCGACTGGCCCCGTGACCGGGTTCCGTACCCGGGCCTGGACGCGTACGACGAGGACGACGCGGCCGCCTACTTCGGCCGGGAGGCGCAGGCAGCCGAACTGACCCGCAGGCTGCACGCCACCGCAACGCGGCCCGCCGACCGGTTCCTCCTCCTGGTGGGGGCGTCCGGCAGCGGGAAGTCCTCACTCGTCCGGGCCGGGGTGATGCCCCGGTTACGGGAGCGGCGCTGGAGGATCGTCCCGGCGTTCTCCCCCGGCCCCAACCCGCTCGGTGCCCTGGCAGCCGCCCTGGCAGCCGCGGCCGGGGGACAGGAGTCGGCGAGCACGGTCCTGCGACGCCTGCGGCACGGGCCGGACGCCCTGCGGAACGAGCTGGCGCGGCTGCGCGGAGGAGGGTTCCGGCGCGTGCTGCTCGTCATCGACCAGTTCGAGGAACTCGTCACCCTCGCGGGGGAGCGGGAACGGGACCAGTTCCTCACCGCCCTGCGCGCCTGCCTGGAACACGAACCGTCGATCCGGGTGCTCGCCACCCTCCGTGTGGACCTGCTGGAAAGGCTCCTCGGCAGCGGCCACGCCGAGCTCGTCCAACACCCCATTGCCATCGGCACCTTGGGCAATGCCCAACTGGCCGAGGTGGTGGAGCGGCCCGGAGCGCTGGTGGACCTCTCCTTCGCGCCCGGTGTGGTCGACACCATCGTGAACGAGACGGGCACGGACGACTCCCTGCCGCTGCTCGCCTACCTCCTCCAGGAGCTGTACTTCGCCTGCGGTCCCGGCGGAACGGTCACCGAGGAGACGTACCGCCGGCTCGGCGGCGTGCCGGGCGCCCTGGCCCGGCAGGCGGACAACACCGTGACCGCCCTCGGTGGGGTCGACGGCATCGACTTCGTCCTGCGCGTCCTGTTGAAGTTCGTCACCGTGGAGGGGCAGGAGGTCGCCCGCCGCCGGGTTCCGCCGGCCGAACTCACCGACCGGGAGCGGCGCGTGGTGGACGCGTTCATCGACGCCCGGCTGCTGCGGTCCGACGTGCAGGGGAACGCGGCCGCCCACCGGGAGCCGTACGCGCAGGTGACGCACGAGGCCCTGTTCCGCCAGTGGGCACCGCTGCGGCAGGAGGTCGAGGCCCGTGCCGAGCGGCTGCGCGAGCGCGCCGAGCTGGAGCGGTGGGCCGAGGACTGGGAACGGTCCGGGCGCAGCACCGACTACCTCCTCACCGGCGAACGGCTCACCGCCGCCCGGCGCCGGCTGGAGGCGCTGGAGGAGGACGGGCAGGCACCGGCGCGGGTCCGCGCACTCGTCGACGCCTCACAGCGCCGCGACCTCGCCTTCCTGAGCCGCGTCTCCGACAGCATCGGACGGCAGGTCCTCCGCATCGCGGAGAGCGAGCCGGAGCGTGCCCTGCTGCTGTCCCTGGCCGCGCTCGGCGAGTGCGTGCCGACCCCCGCGGCGCGGCGTGGGCTGATGGCGGCGCTGGCCGCCAGTCACCTGCGTACCCGGCTCGACGGCCACACCGACACCGTCCGGGACATCGCCTGGTCGCCCGACGGGCGGCTGCTCGCCACGGCATCCCGGGACGGTACGGCCCGCATCTGGGACGCCGGGTCGGGGCGGCCCGTGTTCGTCCTGCCGTGCGACGGGGTGATGGTCGAATCGGTCGCCTTCTCGCCCGACTCGACCCGCGTGGCCACCGCGGGCCGCGACCGGGTCGTGCGGATCTGGAACGCGGTCACCGGCGAGCCGGAACTGCTGCTCGGCGGGGCGGGGGACATCGGCAGGCAGGTGGCCTGGTCACCGGACGGGCAGCACATCGCCGCCACCTTCAAGGACCGTGTCGTGCGCGTCTGGGAGGTGCCCGGTGGCGGTTCGCCCGTGCGAGAGTTGCGCGGGCACGGTGACGACGTCTGGGGCGTCGCCTGGTCTCCGGACGGCAGCCGGCTCGCCACCGCGTCCCACGACCAGACGGTGATCGTCTGGGACCGGGAGACGGGCTCGGCCGCCGTGACCCTGACCGGGCACACGGACTTCGTCGAGGGCATCGCGTGGGCCCCGGACGGACGCTCCCTGGCCACCGGCTCGGGTGATCACACCGTCCGCGTCTGGGACGCGAACACCGGCGGACTCCGCCTCCTGGTGCGCGGACACACCGACTACGTGTGGAACCTGGCCTGGTCGCCGGACGGCCGGATGCTCGCCTCCGCCTCCTCCGACAGGACGGTGCGCGTCGTCAGTTCGGCCGACGCCAAGGTGCCGGCCGTGCTGCGCGGCCACACGGACACCGTCTGGGGTGTCGCCTGGGCACCGTCGGGCACCCAACTGGCCACCGGCTCGACCGACGGCACCGGCATCGTGTGGGATCTGCGGCCGCGTGGCGCCGAGACCGTACTCGCCGACGGGCACGACGGCCCGGTGAACCAGGCGGCCTGGTCCACCGACGGCAGCCGCATCGCCACTGCCTCGGACGACGGCACCGTCCGCGTCTGGGGCGCGAACTCCGGAGCCCCGGCCGGGCCCGTGACAGTGCTCGGCGAGCGGGTGTGGAGCGTGGCATGGTCACCGCACGGCGACCGGCTCACCCTCGGCACCAACGACGGGCTGTTCCGTGTCGTGGACGAACACGGCGGCACGCTGTTCGAGCAGCGCGGCGAGGCCGTCGAGGGCGTCGCGTGGTCTCCGGACGGCCGGCGCATCGCCACCGGCGGCCATGACGGCACCGTGCGGGTGCTGTCCGCACTCGACGGAACCGAACTGGCCAAACTGGCCGAACATCAGGACTGGGTGGGACGGGTCGCATGGGCACCGGGCGGGCGTCTGCTCGCCAGTTGCTCCGACGACCGCACCTGCCGCCTGTGGGACACGGCCGAGAGCCGGCAGCTCACCGTCCTGCGCGGGCACGACAACTACGTGGAGGACGCCGCGTGGTCGCCGGACGAGAAGCGGATCGCCACGGCGTCGGGCGACTGGACGGCCGCGGTGTGGGACACGGCCACCGGACGCCGCCTCGACGTCCTGAAGGGGCACGAGGGCCGGGTCCGCGCGGTCACCTGGTCGCCGGACGGCCGGCGCATCGCCACCGGGGCCGACGACCGGACGGTACGCGTCTGGTCCGCGGACACCTTCGAGGAGATCGCGGTCGTCGGCGTCCACCAGGACAAGGTGACCTCGGTGGCCTGGTCCCGCGACGGTGCGCGGCTGCTGACCGGCTCCGCCGACGGGACGGCCCGGGTGTGGGAGGCGGAGCCCAACTACGACAGGCTCGAAGCACGGGCGCGGGGCAGGGTCTTCCGCACGCTCACGGAGGAGGAGCGGCGGCAGCACCTGCTGCCGCTCGACACCGAGTGA